In Ignavibacteriota bacterium, the sequence TCCTTTTTCGGGGTCAACACGAACGACTTTGACACTAACTTTATCGCCAAGACGGTAACGCTTTTTTGTTCGTCTGCCAATGAGTGAATATTTCTTTTCATCGAAGATATAATAATCATCTTCAAGGTCGCGCAGGCGAATCAGTCCTTCAACAAGTGTATCGGTAAGTTCGATGAACATTCCGAAATTAGTAACACCGGAAATAATGCCATGAAACTCGTCGCCAAGATGCCGTTTCATGTATTCCACCTGCATTACTTTTACGGATGCCCGTTCCGCTTCCATCGCGTTTCGTTCCATCATTGAACTATGTTCACACATGTCGGGAAGATTCTTGATGAAATGCTCTCTACGGGCATGCGACATTTTATGTTCATACTCGAACAACAGACGATGAACAAGCAAATCGGGATAGCGGCGAATCGGGGAAGTGAAATGAGAATAGTGTTTAAAGCCCAATCCGAAGTGACCAATGTTTTTTTCGGAATAGACTGCTTTTGCCATCGCCCGGATTGCAACATTGTTAATCACCGTTTCTTCTTCTTTCCCCTTTACATCATGCAACAATTGTTGCAGTGCTTTTGCTGTAACACCGCTTTTATTGAACTTATAACCAAGATGCTCGACAAAAGAGGACAGGTTTTCAAGTTTTTCAGGATCAGGAGCGTCATGTATTCGAAAAACAAATGGTTTGATGTTTTCTTCTTTCTTACTCGTACCGATGTGCTTTGCAACAGTTTGATTTGCTAGCAACATAAATTCTTCCACAAGTCGGTGCGCGTCAAGACGAACCTTCTTGACAATTTCAAGTGGTTTTCCGTGTTCATCAAATCTGAATTTTGTTTCGACCGATTCAAAGTCAATGCTTCCCTCGCGCAATCGTTTCTTCAATAATATTTTACTTAATCTCTCCATCTGAAGAACAAGTTCTGCATAATCTCCTTTCTTTGTTTCGATGATAGATTGAACTTCCTCATACGTGAATCTGCGTTTGCTGTGAATGACGCTTTTTGCAATCTGATAATCTTTCACAGAACCGCGAGGAGTGACAGTCATGAACGCTGAGTATGTCAGCCGGTCTTCGTTGGGACGGAGACTGCATAAATTATTCGATAATTTTTCGGGCAACATAGGCACAACACCGTCGGCAAGATAGACACTTGTTCCGCGTTTGTATGCCTCGTTATCAAGTTTTGTTTTCTCTTGAACATAGTGACTCACGTCCGCAATATGAACGCCGAGTTTAAAGTTTCCGTCAGGAAGTAATTCTAAAGAGACTGCATCGTCAAAATCTTTTGCATCCACAGGGTCAATCGTGAAGCAGAGAAGTTTTCTCAAGTCAAGTCGCTTTTTGATTTCTGATTTCGGAATTGCATCGGGTATCGCTTCAACTTCTTTTGATACATCATTCTGGAAGGAGAGTGGTAGTTTGAATTGTCGTGCAACGGAAGCCATCTCTGCCCGAACTTCACCAGAATTACCAAGGACTTCAATAATGTGGCCTTCGGGATTGAGATGCTCGGAAGTCCAATTGTCAATCAGTGCAACAACTTTTTGATTGGGACGGGCTCCCAGTGTGCCTCCTTTCGGAATATAAATATCACGCTGTATGCGTCGGTCATCAGGCACGACGAAAAAGAAATTTTTACTCTTCTCAAACGTTCCGACGACAGGGAAATTACTCCGCTCCAACACTTCAACAATTTCACCTTCTAACGTTTCAGCCGGATGTTGCTTGAGAGTTTTGGAGGTCGGTCGGGCAAAAATTTCCACTGAAACTTTGTCGCCGTGAAGTGCTGTACTTAAATATCGTTGCTGAATGATAACCGATGCTTTTTCCGGCAATTCGACCTCAACAATACCATGCCCTTGCTTGGTCATGAATAATGTTCCGCTTGTCTGATGACTGACCTGCGAGCGAACAAAAGAATAT encodes:
- the rnr gene encoding ribonuclease R; protein product: MNYTLDELKSRVLDFLEKHRNEDFKPNELFRRLSLKDSNKIYPLLLEALTQLFDEKLITRQRRKRYSFVRSQVSHQTSGTLFMTKQGHGIVEVELPEKASVIIQQRYLSTALHGDKVSVEIFARPTSKTLKQHPAETLEGEIVEVLERSNFPVVGTFEKSKNFFFVVPDDRRIQRDIYIPKGGTLGARPNQKVVALIDNWTSEHLNPEGHIIEVLGNSGEVRAEMASVARQFKLPLSFQNDVSKEVEAIPDAIPKSEIKKRLDLRKLLCFTIDPVDAKDFDDAVSLELLPDGNFKLGVHIADVSHYVQEKTKLDNEAYKRGTSVYLADGVVPMLPEKLSNNLCSLRPNEDRLTYSAFMTVTPRGSVKDYQIAKSVIHSKRRFTYEEVQSIIETKKGDYAELVLQMERLSKILLKKRLREGSIDFESVETKFRFDEHGKPLEIVKKVRLDAHRLVEEFMLLANQTVAKHIGTSKKEENIKPFVFRIHDAPDPEKLENLSSFVEHLGYKFNKSGVTAKALQQLLHDVKGKEEETVINNVAIRAMAKAVYSEKNIGHFGLGFKHYSHFTSPIRRYPDLLVHRLLFEYEHKMSHARREHFIKNLPDMCEHSSMMERNAMEAERASVKVMQVEYMKRHLGDEFHGIISGVTNFGMFIELTDTLVEGLIRLRDLEDDYYIFDEKKYSLIGRRTKKRYRLGDKVSVKVVRVDPEKGEIDFLLVD